A window of Hordeum vulgare subsp. vulgare chromosome 5H, MorexV3_pseudomolecules_assembly, whole genome shotgun sequence genomic DNA:
TGGTATCGGCGCTTCGAAGGCTGGGAGTTTTTTTAAACTAGGAGGCTAGGAGCTTAGTGGGAGATCTTCGGTGGACGCAGCGGTTGCGAGGCCTCTTTGTTTTTGTTGATCCGTCGTTGTTGGCATTTGTTTCTTTTGTATTTTCTCTTTCCTTTTTTGGACGTGTTTGTGCTGGTTCCATCCCAACACCTATCGTTGGATGTATCGGGTGTTTGCTATATTAATATAGCGGGGTGTAAGCCTGTTTCGAGAGAAGTTGTCTATGTTTTCTTCAATGAGTTCTTGTCTGATTTTTTTTACCCGGTGGTTGATTTGCAAGAGTGACATCCATTGATGGTttaaaataaatctcacatagttTTCTTTTCCACAAACAGTACCGCTGAAGGAGATCCAGATAATCTACAACCAACTTTGGCCATTGTTGGTGATCAGATGGTTGATGTTCCTGTTTTCAGGGGAAAATCCAGAATTTTTGATAAAACTTGGTTGTTCAGTTATCAGCAAAGTTGCATCACGTACAGAAATTCTACTGAAAATGTCCGACACAAAGCAATTTTGTTTCATCAATGAGTAAGACACGGCACACAATCAACAGATGCAAACGTACGATCAGGTAAAGAATGCAGACTATATAATCACTCAGCATCAATAAGCGAAATCCCGTCAATAAGTCCACATTTTCTCATGTTGAGATTCAATTCATGGACAACGCTACAAGCCCGATCATATTCTAGGCAGGAATCATTCCCGGAGATGAAGCGATGCACCAGGCCCCCGACCTCAATGCAGCTCTCACCTGCCATCTTCTTCATCCCCCCTTCCCTCATCACCCTCCTCGCCTTCGCCGCCTCGTCCCATGATCCAATGCCAGAGTAGATGTTTGCCACCATCACATAGTTCCCACTTCTCCTGGGCTCCAGCTCAAGCAATCTCTCCTGCACCTTGCTGACAATGTCAATGCAGTCCTTGGAGCTGTGCATCTGGCAGGCGCCCAACAATGTCCTCCATACAACTGGGTCAGCCTCCAGAGGCATGTCCATAACAAAGTCATAAGCTTCCTGGAGGCGACCATTGCGCCCTAGGACATCGACCATGGCGCTGTAGTGTTTCATCATTGGCTCGATCCCGTATACATGCCGCATTTCACGGAAAAACTGACGTCCCTCGTCGACCAGCCCAGCATGGCTACATGCGCAGAGCAGCCCGAGAAATGTGACATAATTGGGCGCAACTGATGCGTCCTTCATCCTTTCGAACAGCTTGAGCGCCTCCAGGGCCAATCCATTCTGTGCAAACCCCTGGATCATTGCGCTCCAGGTCCAGACATTCCGCGCCGGCATCCTCTCAAACAAGCGCCAGGCATAACTTACCAAGCCACACTTCGCGTACATGTTCACTGCCGCCGTGCCAAGCTGAAGCGTCATGTCCAGCTGCCGGGCGACGACCTGCCCATGCGCCCACTTGCAGAGCGGCAAGTTGCCAAGCTCAGCGGCGGCGGACATCATGCACACGAACGTGGTCTGGTCGGGCTCGAACCCGGCCTCTACCATCGCAGAGAACAGGCCAACGCACCGGTCGTGGCAGTGGTTGTCCACGCAGGCAGTGAGCGCCGTGTTCCAGGACACCACGGACCGGCgcggcatttcgtcgaacacctgcATGGCGCGCGCCGGTTGGCCACAGGCCGAGTAGGCGGCCATTAGGGCGTTCCGTACGTAGACCACGGCGCAGTCTAAGCCGTCCTTGACGGCCTCCGCGTGTGTGGAGGCGACGAGGGGAAGGGATGCCGGTGCGAGGCGCGCGAGGGCCTTGAGAACGTGCGGGAGTGTGTGCGCGTCAGGGCGTAGGTCGCTGCGGCGGAGGTGGAGGAAGAGGCGAGCGGCTGCGGCGGGATCGGGCGAGGAGGCGAGTGGGGGAAGGAGGAGGTTGAAGAGCGCGAGGGGCGGAGAGGGGAGGGACAGGAGGAGGCGCTGcgcgaggtggaggtggaggtggggagAGGGCAGGGAaatgaggcggcggaggaggatagagccgagggaggggaggaggcctgAAGTGAGTAGGTTGGCGTGGAGCTGCCGTATTTGCTGCACGGTGGCGGCGCCGGCGATGAGAGCGGCCAGGGAAGGGGCCATGCCATGGAGTGCTGAGTGCTCGTGCTCGTAGCCGTCACGCCGTTTGCGCAAGTGGACCGCGGCTGGTTTTGTTGGGCTGGGCTGGAGTGAAATGCCCCAGTGGTCGGTCCATAAACTAGATTAAAATGCACATTTTTATTAAAAAACGTCGGCACTTTATTAATCAAGCAACATAATTACAAAGATTCTTCCGGATACACTCCGGAGTAAAAGTGAAAACACAAAGACCATTACAATTCAAACACgacttagctaagttatgagctaaaacATTAGATTGCCAACTAATAAAGTTAAACCGAGTAGAAGGGATATCCGACACGTCATCTTTGATATTTGAGACCACAACACCCATAAGTGAACAGTCGCTGATATGAGAATAGATCCTCTGCATCAGCGAAAGACAATCGGAGCCAAAGACCAGTGAGTTGCATCCTTTTTCGTGTGCAAGGTAAACCGCTCGCCGAAGGGCCAATGCCTCAGCTAATTCAGGTTCAGGACTTCTGAAAGCACATTTGCTCCTTaatgtggatttggtaattaatcacaacatatgcatcattggactaatgaatttatccaagtacatttcagaaaatttcaaagatgctttggctataggattgtatgaagatgcccctttgatgcaaggaaggaatatgattggttaaagcttcaagcaagaagactcttcattttacactttgtgagtccataggaaatccaatactattaaaaggggacgaggtattatgatgaattggctgCTCAAGTGCTTACAGATAgctaccaaaaatactcatccactttcccacaaaatatatctgtcccaagccaaatatgcaaaatcgatgccaccaacatttcccactcggctataccgattttacacttagacaaatcctatgccaaacccaccatctcggtacaaccaacattcctatcagtgccaccgagattgggtgaacaactttcggttaagaTAATTTCAATTtttggaatttccaagtttgaagtcggtctcgctgagtttggaaacCATTCTAGGTCGtcgtatcggtaccactgagattcatatatgggtctcaccgagaattcaaagttgccacatttagtgcaactcggtaccatcgagatcaacattttggtgtcactgagttggccaataatgttgtaacagttggattttgggagatgcatatatatacccctcgacctacctctcactcgtagaggaagcactcagaacacacttacacttgtcagattcattttctgagagagagccacctactcatgtgttgagatcaagagattccattccaaccatttgaaccttgatttctagcctccccaagttgctttccttaagatcaatctctcctaaccctgccaaatatgagagagggtgattgagtgttgaggagactatctttagaagcacaagagcaaggagttcatcgttctaccacatctattaccttttgaagggtggtgcctcctagattggttaggtgccgcttgggagcctcctatttcgtgttgtggagttgaacaaaaATGTTTgttagggcaaggagatcgcctacttcgtgaagatctaccatgagtgaggctagtcctatgtggacggaagccatggtggaatagacaaggccgcttctttgtggaccccttgtgggtggagccctccgtggactctcacagccgttaccctccatgggtttaagtcttcactaacatggacgtacgatatcgccacctatcggaaccatgcaaaaaattgtcatgtcaacctttgcgtttgatgtccctaccttaccctctatttacacttgcatgttttacttttcgctgcaatactcttagatatgcaagtGTAGGGTGTACATGATAGTCATAGTTGTTAAAACTGgccacactaaaaattgggaaaatgctaagtttttatcttgtcaagtagtctaatcacccctttTAGACATGTTTATTCATAAATTGGGAAAATTGGCCCACACTAGTTTGTAAATTATTCCATGAGGGGCttctttggatccacatgtttaatGCTAAATTTATCGTAATTACTTCTCCTGTATTTGAGGATGCTTGCATGGAGGGTATAATCATAAATaagtgtttgttcaagtaagaacagtaccttagagcatctccaacaggcgcgctATACAAGCGCCCCGCCGCAAAAAAGacagttttagcgcgcgcgcaacgcggcgggcagctccagcgggcgcgcaaaaacggCGCGCGCACCATTTCCAGTTCAGCGtgctggccgaaacgcaatcccgcgccccttatttgctgcgccggctcccccgcgcgcgactctcccgcgctcgctcctgctctctcccgcgctcccgcgctcgctcctccCTCATCCGGCCGCGCCGCCGCGACCGTTCAacgcttccccggcctatcccccCGCTGCCCTCGCCGCCGGCGCCCGCCGGCGACCACTCAGGCGCTTCCCCGACTGTCTCCGCTGCGGgcgccgcccgcgccccccggcgaccattcaggcgcttccccggcctccctgcgccgccgcgcttccgccccaccccctcctagtccggccggccctcgcgcgcatccgacgtccgaggaacagcgcccgagagcttgctgccgcgccgcgcccgcaaggtgttcgacaaaacgcctacaaggtatgtattgctccaaacttatgaatttggtgcatgttttgaatggtagtttttatagtatagtattgaacattgtagatgagttcgccgtatgattcttccgaagaagaatttgatatggaagaggaggaggatcttgcaatgatcatagctatgcatatcaataaaaaaccgaagcacggtggttcggttatgggtcgggagaaaatttggagagataggattgatgcccataacagattgatgaagaactatttcgtggagaatcccacatacccggagtcgtattttcgtcgccggtttaggatgagcacagacttgttcaagcgcattgcatagaaactagcgagccatgaccggtttttccagcaaaggaggaatgccgccggagagctcgggcatagcacctttctgaaggtgacagccgcattgcgtatgttggcatacggtatcccggctgatctagttgatgatcacttggctatgggtgagagccaagccatcatgtgtgtcaagcgctttgcagtgggaattgtgcaagtgtttggcgaggagtatttgagatctcccactgCTGAAGACGTCGCAAGGCTATTGGCGATGAACAAGGCTCGCGACTTTCCtggcatgcttggctcaatagattgcatgcattggagttggaagaattgtccaaaggcatggcatgggaaattccacggccaaaaaaagggttccagtataatccttgaagcggtggccgatcaagagacttggatttggcatgcattctttggaatgcctggatctttgaatgatatcaattttgtcaaccggtcaccactgatgaataagattgcagatgatgagttgccaccggtgcagtttgtagcaaatggccgtacgtacaactatggctattatctagcggatggcatctatccaaagtggcaaaccttcGTGAAGCTGTTGAAAAAGccggaaggtaagaaaaatcttgatttccacaatgctcaggcggcttctagaaaagatgtggagagagcatttgagattttgcaagcccaatttgctattgtgagaggaccgactagattttgggatcaaaaaatgctttggtacatcatgcacgcttgtgtgatcatgcacaacatgatcatcgagaatgagcgtggccaagattTAGATTACTCACAGTATGCGCTCTTGGcacatcccgtgcgagtgcgacgaagggctgaaagggtagcccgttttgttgcctcctatcatgccattcggcgtcccgcaacgcacaatgatcttcagaaggatctgattgaagagtggtgggcatggcatgaacgacaaagagcatgatttggttgtgtttattgcattatttgtattgtattgttcatgaactattggttgtgtttattgcattatttatTGTACTGAaggataaactatttgtttgagttgtaatgactatttattgttgatttattttgtttgtttgatcgtttttgcgcctattttttgaaatgtatatgtggtgtatatgtggtttgtgcgtgctgcgcgcgctgcatttttgggcactgccGGAGCGGCGTgagcgcgctgcattatagcgcggttATTGGAGCCAACGCCTatccccgcgctaaaccagcTGAAGCGCGCGCTGCAAACGCATTTTTTGGACGCGGCGCGAAGCgcagctgttggagatgctcttagctcaCATCAACCCACGTAAACTTATCAAGGCATTGAACATGAAATTGATGAATCATGGTAAAAGTAACTTAACAATATTCCGGTGTTTCCTCAAGGGTATTTTAATCACTATAAAGAAGTATCACCAACTTGTACTTAAATAGTATAATTATGAATTGAGCCACTTGCTACaccttgctacttttgttacttattaCTTATTAccatttatcttgctatcaaagtaTCCATCAAAATTCTcttacaacacttgtagagaataccttacaGAAAATCGCCTATCAATtccttctgctcttcgttgggttagacacccttacttattgaaaggaccatgattgaccccctatacttgtgggtcatcaagactcttttattgcggcgttgccggggagtgtagcgctcTTACTTAGTAGTATCTTCACCACAAGCAcaatttggtaaggaaatatttatcaTACTTGATGGATTTTATCTAcacttgctactatggaaaatAAGTTTTGAGAGGCTTGTTCAAGTTATCTTCACCACGAGCACAATTGGTAAGAGTGGATCCTCCTTCAACTGAaactatttattatgaaattcctcttGGTATTATGAAAAAAATGCGAGCTAATCCCTATGGTGGAGATGAAACCGTTATCACGATACACACTTACTTTATTGAGGAACTATTTGTATTATTCATGTTGTCTAAATATTAAACAAGAATACAGAAAATAGAAGCATGGTTAGATTGTGCAAAATGTTGCACATATATTTGGAagcatgaaattttgaaacatgaaacAATCTTTTAGCACCAACTATGGATACATAGGAAGATCTATATACATGAAGCATTGCAGGAAGTAGTGAAGTATAATTTTGTCAACATTTGTTAACTATATTGGAAGCACTAGAAATATTTCAATTAAGGAATATTGAAACAATATAAGGCAGGAAATGAACTTAAAAAAACAAATAGTAAGCGGTTGTTGGATGAATTACATACATAGTTGCATTGCAAAAAAGTTATAAATCTCTAGCGATCGATGGAATGCAATACCTTCGATTTGGAGATTGAGCATTTTGAAATTGGAGGAATTTTGGCATCCCATTGCACTTGTCCGTCAGGCTGGTGCAACCCCGAACACAACCGATTCAACCTATGAGTAGCACGACGAAGCACATATCGCAGTTGAGGGTGAGGGGCTCGACCCCCTATTACTTGAATGGTGCACCATTACCCGATAGTCGCATGTGAGCAGAAGACGAGGGGGTATATGTGCTAATCAACGGAGAGGATAGAAGTAGTAGCAGGGGGAGCAGCTGTCTGGTTTGGTTGCGGTGTGAGGCGGGTGGAGCTAGGCGGTGAGGTAGTGGGGCGAGGCGGATGAAGAACCGGATGTGGGGCGAGGTGAGAGAGATGGACGAAGAGCTTGGGTAGTGTGTGCGATTAGGAATGAAGGAATCACGAGAAGAGAGGATTACGCACGTGATTTACACTCTgggatttttcctattttttatttACATACAAAGCAGAATCTTGAGTGGCAGATTTTGAGGAATCAACGACCTTCAAGTGGTCTGACGCTGGTGTCTCTGCAGACTACGACCCCCTTTGGATCCATGGGTTAGAATTAGTTTGAACTAGTTGGGGCTCAGATAGCCCTAAAGTATCCAAACATGTGGGTTAGATTGGAGCCagttgcatctaacccacccaaaaaaaatcccacccaagaggtgctaattggagctagttctcatggGGTCCACTAAAAAATCACTTTTCTCTCTCTATCCCACCAtccaagaggtgctaattggagctagttctcgtGGGACCAACTCAAAAATCACTTTTCTCTCTCCATCAAGTGCATCTATTATCAATATAACCCtgtcatccaaacacctctttcgttaaagttagtttagggttagtcatgagttagaaactaactctaacctctagctaAGCTAGAGTATCCAAAGAGGGCCTACATATATGAAACATTCCCATAAATTAATGCTAACTACACAATAACTAATGTAAGaatattttgcatgatttgattctCCCTTAAAAAGGGCATGCGTGAGTTGATAATGTGGGGTGTTTTGCATGAATAAATCAATGCAAGAAAATAACTTATGactacatgcatgacttgattATATGGCATTTGTGAATGAAGAGGTGTTGTTGCAAGAATCTTGTTAAAAAATTCATAAATGAATGCTAAATAAATAAACACTAATGTAAAAGTATTTTGGAGGACTTGGTTGCCTTAAAAAAAGGATACATGTGTTGAAAAGGTGGCATGTTCTGGATAACTAAATTGATGGAAAAAACTTATGAGTATATGCCTGGCTTGGTGATGTGGCATTGTTGTATGAAGAGGAAATTAGATAGTGAGTTGTAAGTATTTAGAAATAGAGAATTAGACtaaatctgttttgtaattaaatCTCTGTTTTGGAAAATATTGTGTTttgttttataaattccaaaaatatattttaatcAAATAAATAGTTTAGTTACTTTGGCTAATAAATAATTTTAATAGAAAGTGTTTTTTGAGTACTCCTTGCAGCACATGGTCACAAAAGACTTATCGAGTTGTTTGTCTCACCATTTTAGATCTGGCAAATTTTTATTGGATTACTAAGAAAACAATACcaataaaaagcaaaaataaaaaatctAAGGAAGCCATTAACAACCATGATGATTCAACTTCATATTTTATCTGCCTTACAATGATGTTAGTTGTGCTCACATACTAGGATATtgcattttattttgttgcttcACATTTTGTTACCTTTTTGTTTTTTGAAATACGTGGACATTTTTAAGATCGCATCAGCATATATTCTCAGATATATGCATAAATTTTTGAAACATATGATGTTCTAAATACATGAATGGTTATTTTTGTTCGCGGGAATATACTTTTAAATATGCAATGATTTTTTTTTGGGTACATGAATATAGTTCTTGTAAATATGTCTCCATTATTTAAAACTGATTTTCAAAAGTATGTTAAAATATATTAATTAGGTTTTATATAGAATGAGATAATATGCTGATTAAGTCGCCATCCGATTATGAGGTCTCTTGCGGAAGTTGTTGTCATATTTGTCGCTCTAATCATCGATGCAGTTTGCTATTTTAGCAAAGTAGGTTGCTGTTTAATTGGCTGCTCGTGTGTGTGTTTTATTACTGTTTTTGAGCTCCTTGCAATCAACAATTGTTTTACTAATTTTTGTCATCTAGTTCTGATTTTGTTGACTAATCCTTTAGTATCAAGAAATCTATGTACACACATTCGCCAGTTGGTCTTAAACTCTTAATAGACGAGACTCGTTGGCATATGATTGTAGGGCGGACGGACGCATACAACTTGAGAGAGGGGGCACGAAGAAGAGAAAGGAGAGGAAGAAAAGGCGTGAGATATGTACCATCAACCGACGACTAAAATCGACACCCCCAAGATGAGGAGAAACTGTTGCTAGGGGTGGAGGAGAAGGTGGCATCAGTGGTGGCGGTGACGATGTTAGTGCATAAGAGAAGTCAACGGCAGCAACATCGATGGAGGAACAACAAGCTATGGGCAGCACAATGGTCATGGTTGAGCCACCCCCAATTTTTATTAATATCGTCATATCTCAATTAAACATGAATCTTACAATGGTAAAATAAGTTGGCATCTTTCAAGCATATCCTAGTGTAATTTAAGACCGTGAGCATCACATCACACAATAGATCAGCACAACACGGCTGGTTAACTAAATGAAACCACTGATATACAATTTTATGTAAGTTGTGGCGGCGTAACTCAGTTCCAACCCGGTGGCTTGTGGTGGTTGTTCGGCCCCGAGGGCGCGTAGTCTTGCGTCTCCAGCATCATCCTTGCACTGACGCTCTCTGCAGCATCCTCCGGGATCACTCTACCCATGTCCATCTGAAATATATATCAAATGGAGATGGTGTCAGTGTATCACTATAATCAAACTTTTGATAACTGAGTACGCCGAACCACATGAATCCCAAAGGACTAACACATCTTAGCAATTCCATGAAGCATGAACAACCTTGTTGCACTCTCCACACTTTGACAAAATGCTACAGAAGGAAGTAACCAAAAcaattcacaaaatccctataggCGACAGACCAACTTGAGAAATGATCACTTGTTCAACAAGAAGAACATAGGAGCTACCATCTCCGTTCCACAATATATGTCTTGAAAAAATATCTCAAATTTTACATTTTCACACCAATATTATTGTTGTGTTTAATGTAATTCCATGCAGAAAGATTTTTTTGCTGTAAAGACCCTTCAAATCTTATAAAGTTTAgaacaaagaagaggaaaaaaaactACTATACCTTTGGCTTTGGAGTGCTTTCTTCGACCCATGGCACCTGATCACCGACATGTTGCAAGGGCACCTGTCTCTGCACTCCTACACCCCAAATGGAACGATTTGAACGGCATGGTAAGAATTAGATCACACAAGGATACAATATCTTAGGAGCAGACGAGCAGTTTTTGTACAGAGATGTGCGCCTTACTTGAGAGTGGTATAGCGTTGGAGGGAACCAAGAAGTAGAATGCCAGCAAGGTGATAACTAGACAGAGGGATGCTGAGCTCCCCATTGCATGCAGCAGGCTGTTCTCTTCTCTTGAACAGTTGTACTGCCTTGACTGCTAACCTCAACCTCAATGGAAGTGGAATATGCGGGATCTCCGTTTGATGTTCGTGCTTGCTGCCTTGGACCCCCTTTTATGGGCACATGTCATGCCGCCTAGATCACTCGTTTCTAGGTACCAAAGTCAAAAAGTTAGGAGTAATGGAAATTCACAAAGTCCAATGGGTGGAAATGGGCAGTAGCCAACCATTTAGCTGCTTTTCCCCACCTCCACTAGCTGTTGGAGTGCTCCTATTTGTCCACATCTCATCGATCCATTTGAAATTGGCAATTGCATATCATTTGTTCGCAAGTTTATTTTTTGCCGTCTCTGTGtaactacacacacacacacacacacatatggagAGGAGAGAGAGCTTGGGATAAACTTCAATGTATGTGACGTGTTTTTTAATTATACTAAGTAAAAATAACTTGTTAAATGCGTGAATGATTCTTGTATAACTGTTCCTGTTAGGTTACGGAAGCACTTTCAACTTAGCGGTGATCACCATCAGAAAAAATGGGACGGCTTTCCGATGGCAACATACACTTATTCTTCTGTATGGACACCAAATAATTGAAATTTCCACTTTGCTTTTCTACAACTTATCTATATATGGATACTCTAGCTTTGACGTAGGTTGGTCTTGTATATGTTTATTTGTGTGTGTTTGATGTTGGCTGTGTGCATCCTAGTTATGTGGCGTTTGGATGTGTGTTCATTGTATTTGTATCTCCTTGATGCATCATCGTAAGTTATTAAAATTCATCCTTTATAAAAAAAATATGGATATTGTAGCTCATCTATATAAAATTtccatcttcaaaactagattgtGCTAATAGAAAACAACAAACACGAGCTATTTTAGCACAAAAAGAACACATGCTTGCGAGTAagctttcattattttccttctcttttctGATTTACGCCAAAGTTTGATATGTATACGAATAGTAAATGACAATTACATTAAGTGAATCTGAACTTGAAACCTATGTATATGAATAGTAAATAGACAGCTGCATGTCACCAAATCTATTCGGAGCTCTTCGCAGTGACCTGGTGTCAAAAACCAATAGCGAGTGCAAGGGATACATATGCTACTTTTATTGGGTGAACAGTATGCGCAATCCAATGCAGTGCCAAAATCAAGATATTTTCTTTGGGAAGTCTGTGGATCATCCATAGTGGGGCATGCACAAGCATGTGAACCACTGGCTGCAATTTCTTCATAGCAGCAGTGGACACGTTTCGAAACAGACTACGGAAAGTGGTGGATCCTCTTCGTCCATTTCAGATCCATAAAGCTTTTGTTTAATTCGGCGTTGCTGGGTGCAGTTAGTGTCCGAGATGAGTGCGGAAATGTGGTGCTGCAAAAAGTTAGTCTCCATATAGTATCTGCAACATTTCGGCTGACCGATGATAAGGCTTTTCGAACTAGATTTTTTTATTTAGAAACAGCATAGAATGTGCGAGATGATTGGAGTTCATTGGTTCATGAACTCAAGAAATGGATAGTGAGCCGGATGATTGGTGTCAGTTCATGAGTTTTCGTACTAGTATACATTGTACCCCACGTGCTAGTGGTACTGCTATGTGAACTTGAATATTCTAGTAGTATGAGTACCATAGACTCAACATCAAGTCTGCTTCATGAAGTTCTTAATTTCTCCTTTATCTGAGTGCTTCATGGAGTACTAAGAAATGGCATGAGTACAAGTTTTAGTTGAAGTTAACTTTGCCACAATCAAGCTGAGACAATAGCGTGTAGGTCAAGTTAATTAGTAAAGTGTGAACCAAAAAAACTTCTCAGCATCCAAAGGTGGTCCCGAACTCCAAGAATTTTGTTAAAAACAACTCCAAGAAACGCTATTTTTTCTCATGTATGATAAAGAAAAAAGTACAAATTTGGTAGAGCA
This region includes:
- the LOC123395781 gene encoding pentatricopeptide repeat-containing protein At2g36730, with amino-acid sequence MAPSLAALIAGAATVQQIRQLHANLLTSGLLPSLGSILLRRLISLPSPHLHLHLAQRLLLSLPSPPLALFNLLLPPLASSPDPAAAARLFLHLRRSDLRPDAHTLPHVLKALARLAPASLPLVASTHAEAVKDGLDCAVVYVRNALMAAYSACGQPARAMQVFDEMPRRSVVSWNTALTACVDNHCHDRCVGLFSAMVEAGFEPDQTTFVCMMSAAAELGNLPLCKWAHGQVVARQLDMTLQLGTAAVNMYAKCGLVSYAWRLFERMPARNVWTWSAMIQGFAQNGLALEALKLFERMKDASVAPNYVTFLGLLCACSHAGLVDEGRQFFREMRHVYGIEPMMKHYSAMVDVLGRNGRLQEAYDFVMDMPLEADPVVWRTLLGACQMHSSKDCIDIVSKVQERLLELEPRRSGNYVMVANIYSGIGSWDEAAKARRVMREGGMKKMAGESCIEVGGLVHRFISGNDSCLEYDRACSVVHELNLNMRKCGLIDGISLIDAE
- the LOC123396037 gene encoding uncharacterized protein LOC123396037 produces the protein MGSSASLCLVITLLAFYFLVPSNAIPLSRVQRQVPLQHVGDQVPWVEESTPKPKMDMGRVIPEDAAESVSARMMLETQDYAPSGPNNHHKPPGWN